In a genomic window of Oncorhynchus keta strain PuntledgeMale-10-30-2019 chromosome 28, Oket_V2, whole genome shotgun sequence:
- the LOC118360871 gene encoding acidic mammalian chitinase-like, with translation MGKVLFVTGLALLLHAQLGSSYILSCYFTNWAQYRPPPAIYMPNDIDPCLCTHLLYAFATMKNNELATFEWNDVELYSQFNGLKNQNGNLKTLLSVGGWNFGSSGFSAMVASPTNRQTFINSVIVFLRKYEFDGLDIDWEYPANRGSPPQDQQLYSVLVEEMRAAFEKEAKQTNKARLLLSAAVSAGRDTISSAYEIPKLGQALDMINVMSYDFHGSWDPFTGECSPLYKSPADNGGFIYFNVDYAMNYWKNHGAPAEKLMVGFPTYGNTFTLTNAANNGIGASIAGAGTPGKYTQEAGELAYFEICGFLKDGATEVWDTPQDVPYAYKGTQWVGYDNVKSFGIKVDWLKKNNFGGAMVWTLDMDDYTGTYCGQGKYPLINVLKKGLNLESAPCNPPATPLPLIKGTTNGGDDGGDSGGSSSGGSSSGGSPSGGTPSGTSGMNSNFCVGKAAGLYADPKNKNQFYNCSQGKTYFQYCATGLVFDTSCSCCNWS, from the exons ATGGGCAAAGTACTGTTTGTGACGG GTCTAGCCCTGCTGCTGCATGCACAGCTCG GGTCCTCCTACATTTTGTCATGCTACTTCACAAACTGGGCACAGTACAGACCACCCCCCGCCATTTACATGCCCAATGACATTGACCCATGTCTGTGTACCCATCTTCTCTATGCCTTCGCCACTATGAAGAACAACGAACTGGCCACCTTCGAGTGGAATGACGTAGAGCTCTATAGCCAGTTCAATGGCCTGAAGAACCA GAATGGCAACTTGAAGACTCTTCTGTCTGTTGGAGGATGGAACTTCGGCTCTTCTGG ATTCTCTGCCATGGTGGCCAGCCCCACCAACCGCCAGACCTTCATCAACTCTGTGATAGTGTTTCTGAGGAAGTATGAGTTTGATGGTCTGGACATCGACTGGGAGTACCCAGCCAACAGAGGGAGCCCTCCTCAGGATCAGCAGCTCTACTCTGTTCTCGTGGAG GAAATGAGGGCAGCATTTGAGAAGGAGGCTAAGCAGACTAACAAGGCCCGTCtcctgctgtctgctgctgtctccGCTGGAAGGGATACCATCAGCTCTGCTTACGAAATCCCCAAGCTTGGACA GGCCTTGGACATGATCAATGTCATGTCATATGACTTCCACGGCTCCTGGGATCCCTTCACTGGAGAGTGCAGCCCCCTGTACAAGAGCCCTGCTGACAATGGTGGCTTCATCTACTTCAATGTG GACTATGCTATGAACTACTGGAAGAACCATGGAGCACCAGCAGAGAAACTGATGGTTGGGTTCCCCACCTACGGCAACACATTCACCCTGACGAATGCAGCTAACAACGGAATCGGAGCATCTATTGCCGGGGCTGGAACTCCAGGCAAATACACACAGGAGGCTGGAGAGCTGGCTTACTTTGAG ATCTGTGGGTTTTTGAAAGACGGAGCCACAGAGGTTTGGGACACACCACAGGACGTGCCGTACGCCTACAAAGGAACCCAGTGGGTGGGCTATGACAATGTCAAGAGCTTTGGGATCAAG GTTGACTGGCTGAAGAAGAACAACTTTGGAGGAGCCATGGTCTGGACTCTTGATATGGATGACTATACCGGCACCTACTGTGGCCAGGGAAAATATCCTCTCATCAACGTCCTCAAGAAAGGCCTCAATCTGGAATCAGCAC CTTGCAATCCCCCTGCAACTCCCCTGCCCCTTATTAAGGGAACTAccaatggaggtgatgatggtggggaCTCTGGAGGCAGCTCGAGCGGAGGCAGTTCCAGTGGAGGCAGCCCCAGCGGTGGGACCCCCAGTGGGACCAGTGGCATGAACAGTAACTTCTGTGTTGGCAAAGCTGCTGGGCTGTACGCCGACCCCAAGAACAAGAACCAGTTCTACAACTGCAGTCAGGGCAAGACCTACTTCCAGTACtgtgctactggcctggtcttcGACACCTCATGCTCTTGCTGCAACTGGTCCTAA
- the mfsd4ab gene encoding major facilitator superfamily domain-containing protein 4B, which produces MFIEERIITLFKRNFHHTCTYWSVFFSFGLCIAFLGPTILDLRCQTQSTLSQITWVFFSQQFCLLIGSSIGGVFKKTLFSALAALFLSSLLISVIFAIIPLCHNVLLLAIAMAVSGLAMGIIDTIANIQLVAIYQKDSAVFLQALHFFIGFGALVSPLIADPFLSETGCRVGNVTENVTEIMHHFRNTLRNSPIMMHNVSMDQLPLAEEPEESIVSYAFWIMAMINLPVPMAVLFLMYQEQLIPCCRSTTPLLLDKDELSMENQGAEGSDTEPKEQEEGGGHGDIFSCCQNNNLRELPVSFFGIHIVGGMVLFMTDGIVGAYAGFVYTYAVSPPISLPNKTAGYLVSIFWAAITAGRLVSIPLTFRFQPVRLLMINLAGVIVTVLLLLVLDTSSIFLFVGTTLLGLFLSSIFPCMLAYTEDILDYQGCATSVLVTSAGMGEMVMQVLVGSIIQSEGSYSFLLCGMIIGCMGSILFFGLLFLHRMHRKYLTGTSVKSAMVEELPSAAAVVVVDSKTEQKESS; this is translated from the exons ATGTTTATAGAAGAGCGGATTATAACACTTTTTAAAAGGAACTTTCACCACACCTGTACATACTGGAGTGTGTTCTTCAGTTTTGGACTGTGTATAGCCTTCCTGGGACCCACCATATTGGACTTGCGATGTCAAACCCAGTCTACACTGAGCCAGATCACCTGGGTCTTCTTCTCCCAGCAGTTCTGTCTGCTCATCGGCAGCTCAATCGGAGGGGTCTTCAAGAAAAC GTTGTTCAGTGCTCTAGCTGCACTGTTCTTGTCCTCGCTACTCATCTCTGTAATATTTGCAATCATCCCCCTCTGCCATAATGTGCTGCTGTTGGCTATTGCCATGGCTGTGTCCGGTCTGGCCATGGGCATCATTGACACCATCGCCAACATCCAGCTGGTCGCCATATATCAGAAGGACTCGGCTGTCTTTCTCCAG GCCCTCCACTTCTTCATTGGGTTCGGAGCGCTGGTGAGCCCTCTGATTGCTGATCCCTTCCTGTCGGAGACAGGCTGCAGGGTGGGGAATGTGACAGAAAATGTGACCGAGATCATGCACCACTTCAGGAACACACTGAGGAACAGCCCCATTATGATGCACAACGTGTCCATGGACCAACTGCCCCTagcagaggagccagaggagtCCATCGTGTCCTACGCCTTCTGGATCATGGCAATGATCAAT CTGCCAGTGCCAATGGCAGTGTTATTCCTGATGTACCAGGAGCAGTTGATCCCCTGCTGCCGCAGCACCACACCTCTTTTGCTGGACAAAGACGAGCTGTCCATGGAGAACCAGGGGGCCGAGGGGTCTGACACAGAACCTAAagaacaggaggagggaggag GTCATGGGGATATCTTCAGCTGCTGTCAGAATAACAACCTGCGTGAGTTGCCTGTGTCCTTCTTTGGGATTCATATCGTTGGTGGAATGGTCCTGTTCATGACCGATGGCATTGTG GGTGCGTATGCAGGCTTTGTGTACACATATGCAGTGTCTCCCCCCATTTCTCTACCTAATAAGACTGCGGGATACCTGGTTAGTATCTTCTGGGCAGCCATTACTGCAGGACGTCTGGTGTCCATCCCTCTCACCTTCCGCTTCCAGCCCGTTCGACTGCTCATGATTAATCTG GCTGGTGTCATTGTCACAGTGTTGTTGCTGCTCGTCCTCGACACCAGCAGTATATTCCTGTTTGTTGGGACCACTCTTCTGGGCCTGTTCCTCAGCAGCATCTTCCCCTGTATGCTGGCTTACACTGAGGACATCCTGGACTACCAAG GATGTGCAACCTCAGTTCTGGTAACAAGTGCTGGGATGGGAGAAATGGTCATGCAAGTCCTTGTTGGATCG ATCATCCAGAGTGAAGGCAGCTATAGTTTCCTGCTCTGTGGAATGATAATCGGTTGTATGGGCTCCATCCTCTTCTTCGGGCTGCTGTTCTTACATCGCATGCACAGGAAATACCTCACTG GAACCTCAGTGAAATCAGCCATGGTGGAGGAGCTCccatcagcagcagcagtagtagtagtagacagtaAAACAGAACAGAAGGAGAGTAGCTGA